The Streptomyces sp. NBC_01255 genome window below encodes:
- the pssA gene encoding CDP-diacylglycerol--serine O-phosphatidyltransferase has translation MIDPDTRAAEWVADAEDEAAEEAEEMPLSLRLSIADALTLGNATCGFMAVYFTTTGILIPHLTGSTETGMARNSAATAVILMLAAAIFDLFDGIVARKLRSSPMGAELDNLSDLISFGLAPAYFVLVYGMVTPGAQQKVSAVAAIVVLLAVVLRLARFSCVTMKDGMFQGMPSPFGALTVVSIVLLELPFIPTLLAIIGVAWLMVSRVEYPKPRGVLAVAMLAWIVGAMGMLAAWAFDAPGGAFLLQTGCALQVVLGAVIPLFATARRVNTFRGNRRESREARAAQLR, from the coding sequence GTGATTGATCCCGACACACGGGCTGCCGAATGGGTTGCCGACGCCGAGGACGAGGCGGCCGAAGAGGCCGAGGAGATGCCGCTGTCGTTGAGGCTGTCCATAGCGGACGCCCTCACGCTCGGTAACGCCACGTGCGGCTTCATGGCGGTCTACTTCACGACGACCGGCATCCTGATCCCGCACCTCACCGGCAGCACGGAGACCGGCATGGCGCGCAACAGCGCCGCCACCGCCGTGATCCTCATGCTGGCCGCGGCGATCTTCGACCTCTTCGACGGCATCGTGGCGCGCAAGCTCCGCAGCTCGCCGATGGGCGCCGAGCTCGACAACCTGTCGGACCTCATCAGCTTCGGTCTGGCCCCGGCCTACTTCGTACTCGTGTACGGCATGGTCACGCCCGGCGCGCAGCAGAAGGTCTCGGCGGTGGCCGCGATCGTGGTGCTGCTCGCCGTGGTGCTGAGACTCGCGAGATTCTCGTGCGTGACGATGAAGGACGGCATGTTCCAGGGCATGCCGAGCCCCTTCGGCGCGCTGACGGTCGTCTCGATCGTGCTCCTCGAGCTGCCGTTCATCCCGACGCTCCTCGCGATCATCGGGGTGGCCTGGCTGATGGTGAGCCGGGTCGAGTACCCCAAGCCGCGGGGTGTCCTCGCGGTGGCGATGCTCGCCTGGATCGTCGGTGCCATGGGCATGCTGGCGGCCTGGGCGTTCGACGCACCGGGCGGGGCGTTCCTGCTCCAGACCGGCTGCGCGCTCCAGGTGGTGTTGGGCGCCGTGATCCCCCTCTTCGCGACGGCCCGCCGGGTGAACACGTTCCGCGGCAACCGCCGTGAGAGCCGAGAGGCTCGCGCGGCGCAGCTGCGGTAG